A region of the candidate division WOR-1 bacterium RIFOXYB2_FULL_36_35 genome:
TCTAGATCCAAGCGAAGGGACTAGATTAATTGATTTTATATGTGGAGCAGCTTATGCTATCGATGGTCATATGATGAAAATAGGGGATTCTATTTTTCTGTTTACCCCAAGTTCCGTAAAAATTACCGATGCAGAAGAAAGGGCTTCTATAGGAGAGGAGATAACCTCATTTGATTCGCAAAAAGAGACTTTTTTCAGTAGGCAGTAAAATAGCATTTATTGGTGGAGGTCGGATGGCTGAGGCTGTTATTTGTGGTCTTTTGAAGTCTAAGAAAATTTCTCCTGAAAAAATAATTGTTTCTGATATAAAAAAAGATAGGCTTGACTACTTAAAAAGGGAATACGGAATTAATTTTGTTCGAAATAATCAGGAAGCTCTAAAATGTTCTAAAATTGTTGTTTTGGCCGTTAAGCCTCAAAATTTTCCTGATGCCATTGTAAATTTGGATTTTTCAGAAGTAGATATTGTTATATCAATAGCTGCGGGGATAACAATAGATTATTTAAAAAGATTTGTTGGTGTTAAATCTGTAATAAGAGCTATGCCTAATAATCCTGCTCTTATTCAAGAAGGCATTACTGCTATTTCTCCTTCTTGTGATTCCAGAGAAAAAGATATTAAGTTGGCGGAGTTTGTTTTTAGCACAGTTGGAAGAGTTGTTCAAATTAAAGAGTCTTTAATGGATGCAGTAACGGCTCTTTCCGGATCGGGTCCCGGTTTTGTTTATTTTTTTATTGAAGCTATGATAGAAGCGGGGGAGTCTTTGGGTTTTGTTAAGTCTGTTTCTGAGGAGTTGGCAGTTCAAACTTTTTTTGGATCTATCCAGACACTCCTTAAAACAAAGAAGTCCGCAAGAGAATTGAGGGAAATGGTTACTTCTCCGGGAGGAACAACAAGGGCAGGGCTTGATGTTTTGGAGTCCGGAAAATTTAAGGAAGTTTTTTTGGAAGCTGTGAAGGCGGCTGCCGAAAGATCAAAAAGTCTTAGTCAAAAAAGTTAAATTTTGTTTATCACCACAATTTTGGAGGGTAGTTCAATGACTCTTTTAATAACAGGGACAATAGCTCTTGATACAATTGAAACTCCTTTTGGCAGGAAAGAAGATATATTAGGGGGATCTTCTGTTTATGCGGGAGTATCCGCGAGTTTTTTTACTGATGTTTCAATCAGCGGCATCATTGGTAAAGATTTTCCAAAAGAT
Encoded here:
- a CDS encoding pyrroline-5-carboxylate reductase, whose protein sequence is MAEAVICGLLKSKKISPEKIIVSDIKKDRLDYLKREYGINFVRNNQEALKCSKIVVLAVKPQNFPDAIVNLDFSEVDIVISIAAGITIDYLKRFVGVKSVIRAMPNNPALIQEGITAISPSCDSREKDIKLAEFVFSTVGRVVQIKESLMDAVTALSGSGPGFVYFFIEAMIEAGESLGFVKSVSEELAVQTFFGSIQTLLKTKKSARELREMVTSPGGTTRAGLDVLESGKFKEVFLEAVKAAAERSKSLSQKS